The following coding sequences are from one Mustela lutreola isolate mMusLut2 chromosome 5, mMusLut2.pri, whole genome shotgun sequence window:
- the LOC131831290 gene encoding LOW QUALITY PROTEIN: olfactory receptor 14A2-like (The sequence of the model RefSeq protein was modified relative to this genomic sequence to represent the inferred CDS: inserted 1 base in 1 codon; deleted 1 base in 1 codon), whose product MTNVTLVAGFLLVGFSNIQELQILYWVLFLMIYLAILMSNLLIITLTTLELQLQTPMYFFLKNLFFLDVFLVSVPIPKFIVNSLTYNNSISTLGCAFQLLLMTSFEAGEVIVLTAMSYDCYVAICCPLNYEVTMNAGACVLMAGVSWAIGGLFGALYTTGTSFMPFCGSNVIPLFFCDVSSLLRISCPETLLVVYTSIGIGICLGMSCFICIVISYVYILSTVLKIPTXKGQSKAFSTCFPHLIVFTLFIITACFVYLKPSANPPSVIDRLLSVIYTVVPPILNPIIYSLRDKDMKQAIMRLLHKTCGH is encoded by the exons ATGACCAATGTCACCTTGGTGGCAGGATTTCTCCTTGTGGGGTTTTCTAATATCCAAGAACTGCAGATATTATATTGGGTACTCTTCCTCATGATTTACCTGGCTATCCTAATGAGTAACCTTCTCATCATTACTCTCACTACCCTAGAACTGCAGCTACAAACACCCATGTAC TTTTTCCTGAAGAACTTATTTTTCCTGGATGTGTTCCTTGTGTCTGTTCCAATCCCCAAATTCATTGTCAACAGCCTAACTTACAACAATTCCATTTCCACTTTAGGATGTGCCTTTCAGCTACTTTTAATGACTTCCTTTGAAGCAGGTGAGGTAATAGTCCTCACTGCCATGTCCTATGACTGCTATGTAGCTATATGCTGTCCCCTGAACTATGAGGTAACCATGAATGCTGGTGCCTGTGTACTGATGGCAGGTGTTTCTTGGGCCATTGGGGGGCTCTTTGGAGCTCTGTACACCACTGGCACATCTTTTATGCCATTCTGTGGCTCCAATGTGATCCCACTGTTTTTTTGTGATGTGTCCTCATTGCTAAGGATTTCTTGTCCTGAAACACTCCTGGTAGTTTACACAAGTATTGGAATAGGTATTTGCTTAGGCATGTCTTGTTTCATCTGTATTGTGATctcttatgtttatattttatccaCTGTGCTAAAGATTCCAA TAAAAGGCCAATCAAAAGCTTTCTCCACATGCTTTCCTCATCTCattgtctttactctttttattataACTGCTTGTTTTGTCTATCTCAAACCATCTGCAAATCCACCCTCAGTTATTGACAGGCTGCTTTCTGTAATCTACACTGTGGTACCTCCAATACTTAACCCTATAATCTATAGCCTGAGGGACAAGGATATGAAACAGGCTATTATGAGATTGCTGCACAAAACTTGTGGCCATTAG